In the Ptychodera flava strain L36383 chromosome 1, AS_Pfla_20210202, whole genome shotgun sequence genome, TTTGTTCAGCACCTACCATGATCTCGAATATTAACATGATTTTGTTCCATTAAACAAAGCTGTGGATTTTATTGGACTCGACATTTGCAATCAGCAACAGCCGCAACCAATCATAAATTTGTTACGTTTACTATAAATATCATGACGatgtaaaatgtatcaaaagcaATATCCTAAATATCGACAAACGTTTCACGGCTGTATTGTATTTTCTACAGCAATGATACCGGAAGCTTTAGATTAAACTGAATCTTAATCATTTGTCTTTTAACAAGCTTGCAAAATTACCTAGGAATTAATCGATTTGTGTACCTTTCATTTTGATAGACACATAACGTACTCATACCTATTTCGTTTTGTTACAGGTATTTTAGCAAACATATTACAGGTACTTTATCAAATATCATTAAGAAAACTGTTGTAAAATGATGTTGTGCCAATGTGTTTTGAGATTGAGTCTACGAATACTGGTAAGTGTCAGTGTTCTCAGGCGTCAAAAACCTGCAATTAGTGAATGTAGGAAAAGTGTCACCTTGATAGGCGCATAGGCCGGACCCGAACTTTAATCAGATCATCGACATGGTCCTTTACATTTACcaaaagtgatgcggcgacactgttttctttttttcccctttttcattcttaacaatgctggtttaccacaattttgctacagttattgttttatcactggctgcataatacttccattttctgtttagcattttcGACAGGCAAActgggatatcaaggatagctgtactgattaGTATGTAACCccaaaaatattctttccagtTTGAGTTCTATTAATGAATGTACCTTAAtttatttttgctgattttgtcTTTTTGGCTACTCATTGTATTGCTTCTTTGAATCTATGTATAACGATGTTTACCCTTTCCTTAGGGTAAAGTGTGAATAAAGAAGTAGTAAAATATAAGTTACATGACataaaatgcgaaatgactttcatatattttAACCTGATATCATCAACGTACATTGCAtgtttcaccaactttgattaagtaAATCCTGGTATACATCCCAAATtaggaagttcattaaatatgcaaatcaggaatTGGTTgacgtaaaaatgcttaatgactttgaataatattgtatcatagtatcttcaacacatatagcaagtttcgtcaactttggtcttgctcaatcaagatatatatccttaattaggaaagttcattaaatatgcaaatcaggaattggcttaagtaaacaTGCTCGAATGTGGTATCATAGTGTCtctaatgtacatagcaagttttgtcaacttcggTCGcatcaatcaagatatatatccttaattagaaaaattcaataaatatgcaaattaggtattgCATGATATAAAAATACTTAGTaactttcaataaggttatatcatagtatcttcaatgtgcaaagcaagttttgttaactttggtccagtcaattcagttctatattcctaattaggaaagttcattaactatgcaaattaggaattggccgatgtaaaaatgctttataactttaaatattttttaatcatagtatcttcaatataccaggacataccaagtttcgtcatcTTTGGTggggtcaattcagatatgtatccctaattaggaaagttcattacatatgcaaattagcaattatctttcatgtcacccttaataCCTTTCATGGCTGACACATCCTGgattgatcaacatttgtaggaAATCTAATCAAAATGTGCCATTCTCAATGTAtatttgttttttctaaaatcattaattatgcaaatgagcaaaaagtatgcaccaaaatctaatcagttcttaccattactaacagaatctatgtaccaTATTGATTCTGATctaatgagccgtttttgagatatcaggccaacagacagacagacattgctgcgacACAAGGTCatatgtgtgaacacgtgagctgaaaatggtagcccaagtggactaatAGGGGAAAAAAGTTAACTTAGAGCCCTGACTTTTAAAAGCCGGGTTGTGTAGCAGGTGGCAgtagttgcaactgaaaaatgaccagATGGCAGcgctgccctgagggcagttcACAGCGGAGTAAACATGTGCATAACAATTAACATTCAATGATGtcacaaattatttgaaaatagtcCCAGTTGAGCCGCGTACGCGCGGGCAAGTACCCTATGTCCGTCTAGTATGTCTGCCATGAGGGCAGCTCGTATagattgctgccctcagggcagattagtAGATAGGATAGGAAATCTGTCTGCCCTGAGGACAACTTTAATAGATTGCTGCTCtggggcagattggtagataggataagaaatgtatgtctgccctgagggcagctatGATATACACTGTGCAATTCTGTAAGGACAGGAAATgaatgtctgccctgagggcagcttatatatattgctgccctcacgGCTGATTGGCAGATAGAATAGGAAATGTAATTCTGCCCTGAGTGCaactctgatatattgctgccctaaGGGTAGATTTGTATGCGAACttggaatattttcaaataatttgtgaTCTAAGGGCAGCACTGCCCtcaggccattttgaaacaagcagcctagcggccgatatagctccgctgtgatAGTTAAGTGGATGACAATGAGGGATATTGAACTTGAACTGGgcaaaaatgattttgtttaaattattgtaataatagcaaaacgtagtaaatatgtaaatttggcaGTAATTATCAGCGTATTAGGTTTGTTGTTGACATAGAAGCGAAGAATGGTGAAAAAATGATTTACAGCAATATGTgcacgaaaattcatacaatataaatgttaccataatttcaatgaacaaaattaagGTCAAATAGAAAGCTGCATATAATAAAACTGAAAGCATTTAGGCCTATATAAGAAATTTAGAAActataattttttgaccaaaaaaacagcaaaatttgcctaaaaaaaattatgcaaatttcaccacaatttgaacaaatctgatggaGATCACCCCTAGCAACCTCAataccaagttttaaatcaaCCCGACATgcgctttcagagaagatgattttttttaccaaaaacaggaaaattgccccaaaaatacaattatgcaaatttcaccacaatttgaacaaacttgactgaggttacctctaggaacctctataccaagtttcaaattaaaCTCACTTGAagtttcaaagaagaagatttcttgaccaaaaacaggaaaaattgccccaaaaatacaattatgcaaatttcaccacgatttgatcaaacttgagtgaggtcactcctatgaacctccataccatctgacttgcagtttcagagaagaagaccattgttgacggacggacggagggACGGACAACGACGGACAATCAGCCTATCAGATAAGCTCCGCGTtctctgacagcggagctaaaaagctaACTCTTGCAAGACTTATGCAAGATTCAAAATCAGCTTCGGAGGGCCAAAAACTGTTCTAATTTTTGTTTAGTACTTCTCTGTTCCCGGCCTCTGTTACAATTCTAACTTGGTCTAACCATGTAATTTGCCTGATATACTAGTAGTTCATTTTCGTTGATCAACTTGATTGAGGGGCAGTGTCTGGGTAAAttactgaaatttattacttttttcgAAACTTTTTGTTCTCCCTCTACAGCACTTTTGCAAAAATATGCAGCTAACatcgtgatgatgatgatagtgattGGCATGCTATGTACAATTATAGGAGTAACAACCTCAATGTCTATACCTCACCTGTGCTCGCTCTCAGATCAGACATGTTCAGCCTACATATTAGATTTTAATAATAGTCGCATCAACAGCTAActaactacgcatgcgcaggtTCAACTTATACTAGGTGAGTAACCGGAGTTGGCTGTGAACGCTCCTCATTTAACACTtgtcatttgcatttttaaaatttatgcaGGGTCTTGATCACTTTTATCATGATGGATTTCTAGGCTTTAATTATAATcaattatcattatttattaaGGAAGTATTCGACTTAAAAgtaaaagactgaaactttcgctgaaattttcttcaaggagtctttcaaccattcagttcaaaatcaagaataaaaatggggtcaccgtgcaaattttggtattagagaaacaaacttgtcaagatttactgatattgaaatacaaaatggccgctattccCTGTTAGCTCtatgtagaaaaataaaattttcgattttcaaaaaagtaggACTAGGAACTTGTTATGAAAAAAGATGGGCCACACATAAATTGTTAGGCAAAGGAAGTGTAACTGAAATCGCAATAAGTCCTAGGATAGGTTTAACAGCACTGGAAGAAACCCTAGAGGTAATGGAAGAAGATGAAAGCAGCCGGTTGGCACAAGCCAACTACATGTAGGAGTAAATAGTctaaaaaatatgtaattattaaaaattgtatcataattattttatattgataaaactgtcACAGTATTCCGTCAGGGTTGAGCTTCCTGTCTACCTAGCAGCACTCGATTAAACATATGAATTATGTGTGACATAGGCTGGGGCATCCAATATTCAGTTAGAAAAATATAAACAGGACTGGTTTTGAGTTTACCAGGCAAGAACACCGTAATGCATCTAAATCCTCATGGTTTGGGCTAATGTAACATGAAACTGTCTTCAAACAGGCCATTACCTCTACAGGATAAATATTAAATGACAGGAAAGTCAGCCTTTACAGTCCACATATTTCAGACTCTGCAACACATTTAAGAAGTACCGTACCTTCCCCAAATTTGAAAGCTCACCTTTCTGTGCAGAAACTTTAAATCCTCCCTTCtctaaataaagaataaaaataccaTCAATAACATTGGGCTCACATTTGTGCCTTCACAGATTCTTGGAGAAGTCTACCATTTCTCACAATCTTATCGACTTGCTTTCAACTACTGAAAAAGTAATTTTAGGCAAACCATTTTGAATAATTCCCATTTTGAATGCTTTGGAAAATTATGTTCGCTTGAGTGagaagatagcatttttgtgaatCTTCCATGGGTTACATCCCCATACAGAATATGTAATGGAATGTTGCCAGACTAGTTAAACCTGTTCTATATAACAAAAAGGTTTCTGAGTTAATCCTATAGATATAACAATAGAAATTTATGCATTAACTTTTCCTGGCGATGACCCCCTAAGCTGGTCAAAACTTGCTTCCGAACAGCCAGGCACATGAAGTACCtgtaaacattgattttattattattgaatggtaatttctaaatttccttgaaataccTAAAGACACTTTTGTTAGATACAGATGCTTTTTAATAGTATTGAAAAGTAAAATAGACAAATTAATTAGCTAAGTAACTCAATCAAATAGGATGTTAATTTATTGCACTGTGGAGCTGACCAATGTTAACTGCAAGTATTGTCTACATTGACAAACTTTGCAAGGTTGAAAATTGAGCAAACAATGGGTAAAAGCtgtaatcaaaattttatgaaattcttCTCTGTTGTCAGAGCCTGATTACTTGTCAGAAGTATACAAACATTGCTCATTCTGTTCAACCAGTTTCAAACTGCGGAGATGTACACTTACAAGTCTTTGACAACTGAAAACTTTTGTCTAAAGCAAGACATGATGGCAACAGAACGCTTGAATAATTTAACCCTGAATCCCAATGGACCACTGTGCAGGCAAAACCATGTACACAAATGCGCACAGAAATGTGTACTTCCTTAAGCACTTGTACTTTAACCAAGTGATCTTTTGAGTGTATTGAGTCTGTAGATCACATCCATCACTTTTATTCCGGAGTAAACAATTCAGActgaaactttttgtgacacgatCTGAATGTTTCATTGTATAATGAAGTGAAGGAGCAGAGAAACTGTTCAAGCGATGGTGTACTTTTAAAAGCCATATGGCAGAGTTCTGTAATTTTCAACCAGGATTCTTTTGTCATAAACAACAGCCCATGTCTCTTTATGGTTTGTTACAAAATCACTTCCAACATGTTGGATTTCATCCAGGTAATTTGACATTGGACCCGTAGTTACTAGACAAGCAATATCATTGCTGCTGATCTTAAGATTGTTTTGGGTACTGGAGCGTGATCCCTCCCACTTTACAAACAGTACTGTTGCCTTTCCTATTGGGTTTGGCAAGACAGAAAGCATAGTTGTATGTCCTACAGACACAAACTTCATAATATAATTGTCAGTGAAGTCAAATCTTGAAGTAAGATCACCTAAATTGTCTCCAAGAGGGGGCTCATACTCTCCAGGTTTGCTGATAAATATGACGGAATCAGTGTTAAAGTACAAAACGCGTTTTCCAATGGTCTCCAAGACATCATACATCTTGAGACGGGCATATGCTGACGTGAATGCATCAATGACAGCATTGATGTTTGAGATCTCTCCGTCAAAGTCATCCTGAACACCAACCATATTGTCATTGATGAAAGTTAGGTTATTGACAATATTTGTTCACTTGTGAGCAATCGTAACAGTTCTTTGGGTTGTTGGATGTAACGTTGCTCAGAAAGTTGTTGCGTTGAGCAAACTTGCCCCACATGGCACTCAGCATCAATGTTGCAAAGTTTGTCGACCCGGGTTGTGGCATATCTTCGTCTTGTCGAGTAAGATACCTTCCCTCTTGTACTTCTCCTGGATATATCGATCACAGTCATCCTCACTATGACCCATGAAGGCCATCCACTGCTTTCTTCTTTCAGCTTCAAGAAGGCGTTGACATAATCAGTAAAGATACCTCCTGTGTGAGTTCCTCTGTCATACAAATCACTCTCTTCATAATGCcagacctcaaaaactttgacgACCTTGTACCCTTTCTCAATGGCTTTGGCTAATTCAGGTGTTGTCCATGTTCCCACGAAGGACCGTTCCTTGTCACTGTGTTTGCATGGTGACTGCTGTTTGGTGTCAGCACAACTTCGGCACAGGGAAACATCAACTTCTTATCAACTCTGAGGGGAAGAACGGGAAAGTACAGTTGCCTAGGTGGCAAAACTCGACATTTGGTTAGACCAAAGTACGTAGGAACTTGTGATACGATGTTCTGGGTAAGGATGTTGGGATGTTTGATCGGATATTTACAGAACTTCATGATATGGCAGTGAAGGTTCCTGAAGCCAACATGGTGGATTTCTTCATCTTTTTCACACTCATAATACAGAGTTGTAGCATTGGTTCTACTGCCATAGCACGCATCTTTTGGCTTGAGGGGCACCTGAAAATCAAGGGATGTGACGAATTCTTGAAGCTCATGGTTTTCCTCCATTTCTTTCTTGAAGTCACACTCCCACATTTCAATGACTCTGAATCCATGGGATCGTAAAAATCTCATCTTGTCTTTAGCAGACTGGTTGAGATCAGCCATGGTCTTCTCCACTCTGGTGTTGACAGTACCAGGGTCTTTGTAGCACTGAGGGCAGCCATTGTCGTAACAGCCATGCAGCTCATACACTGTGTTGTTCTCCTCATCATACCCGTCTACCCAATATTGATCTATTTTCGTCTTACCGCTGTTGTGGACATGCTTGATGCTAGCCTTTTTCTTGAATGTCATCCACTCTAACCATTGCAACGTGAGGACAGAGCTATCTTGCCTGTGGAGGTACCTTTGATCTGCAATGACTCCCTTAGTCTCTTCCATGAGTGAGTTCTTGTGGAGAGCTACCTTACATGCCGATGAAATAGTCATACAAACCTTGAATGGATCTATACCACTCATCTGAACAAACATGTCTTGAAATTTCACACAACTTCTCCtcaagatgtcaacatcactcCTGCAGCAGTTTTCTAATTCTTTCTTAAGATGGAATGGACGATTCTTCAATTTTGCGTCTTCATACCATCTTAGGaacctctctctctcatgttgTTTCATGCCATCTTGACCAAAGTATCTGGCATCTGGGAGGGGACCAACATACTCTTGATTTGCCGCAGTGTTAAATGAATGAGGAAAGTACGTGTAGCCTTTATGCAAGTCATCCAACTCAAACATGCCCGGAAGCTGAGCCAGAGGTACTGGTAGAAAATTATGGAAGTCAATAAACTTGATGTCTAAATTAGGGATGAAGATGCAGATGATTTTCTTCCCATTCATGATGACTTGCGGctgaatatttttgtcatggCAGTATTGTACTATGAGTTGTCCATCATAACCTTGAAGACCGTGTCCGATGAAGGTACTGGGGGAGTTTCTTTCCACAAGGACCCAATTACAGAATTCATGGATAGTGTTAGGGCCATGGAAAACCTGCTCTGGGTCCGAAGCAGACTGGACAATGCACATGTTGGGAACCTGGGGCCAACCATCTTGTGTACGCACAAAGCAAAGTAAAAGCATCGCATCTCTTTCTCTTTGACCTCTTCATTCTCTTCGGTGGTTTTTGAGTCATCCTTGCTATTGCCTGCAGGGGAATCTAACTTTAGTTTCTTGCCAGGCGGTTGGATGTTACATAAGTGGTCACTGTCTTCATATTGCTGGCAGTCTTTGCAGTATATTTCTCCACAGTGATGCTGCATATGTTACTTCTCCTCCCCCAGTTGACGGTCACGCCACAGAACTTACATCGACGGATGGCCTGGCATACAGCTTCACGAGAGTTTGGAgcttttgtttgtgattttcaaAGCACTTTTGACCTCTGAAGTAACGGTGGCAATCTATGCAGTAGACAAAGTCCTCAGAAAGTGGGCATACCGATAAGGCGCGGCAACAGTTGCAGAAGTCTCTACAGTAATGGCCATGGTAGTTGTTGTATCCAATGTTACACTGATGACAATAGTAGCTTCTCTTCAGAAATGCGCACATAGATGTTATGACGTCATAGTGGTTGTCATGGTAGTAGAGATAGATGTTGTGTTCTGCAGAACTAGGGTCTAGTCCCCGGTATAGAACTGATCCTGTCTCGTCTGAAATCACACTAATACAGTACGACGGAAGCACAGCTTGTAACTTGTTGAGCTCTCGGTGGCCACAGAGGCCTGGTGAAATACCAGCTTGAGTGATAAGTTTAGTAGCGCGTCTTGCCTGAACCTGGCGTCCTCTTCGTATGGAATTCCAGTTACGGTCAGAGCCACGGTGGACATGGGCAATCGCTGTAACTATGGCCCTTGCACAGCATAACTCATCCTTGTTTATTATCTGAATTACACATCTCATGTGCTTGAGTCGATCAGTAATGTTGACAGGCCTCCTACTCTCTTCTTTCCCCTCCTCAACAGGCGTGTGTACATGAACAAAGTTAATGAAGAATTTGTCATTGAGGGTGATTTCTTCATGGGGTTGTACCACTTCTTCTATTTCATTCAGCACCTTGTGGACTGTGAGTTCTTGAACGGGCCAAAAGGGCAGCTGGATTTGATTTGAAAGTGACGGACTCTCCATTGTCATACAAACTCTGTCTGTGGGAGAGATGTCTTGCGTCAGCCTGTCAATGACGCTTTGAAAAGTGTCCTGAAGTACAGCCATGACTTGAACGAAACCACCCACAGGTTGGATGTTATTAAACCTGATCTCGTAGTCTTGAAACAAAGCATTGAATTTTTGAGCTTGCTGTTCTCGGACacatatgatttcaaaatacctGGTGCTGATGTCTGGCTGGTCATCTGGTGCAGTGCCTGGCTGGTAATCTGGTGAGACTACTTCAACTTCACTCTGACCAGCCTTTGTGGGTGACTGACTACCATCCATGCCACTACTACCACCACCACTATTATCACTCATACTGCTGTTTCTACTTCCAGCAGATCCAATGACGATGCTGTTATTTTCATCACTTGTGTACTTTTCTTCACCATAAGTATCACTTGAGACAGTTTGTGTCATTTCCAGATTTTTTCTTTGGCCAGTGCATTGTTTGTTTGAGTTAGGTTTTGGTGCTGTTGatctgtaaaaaatgtgaagGGGAAAAAGTTACGGGCTGCTTTTGTACAATTGATGCACTATCAACCTACGTAACCACAGAAATATCAcataaattaaaaatatcatcaatattGGTGAAGCCTGTTCATTGACCATCTAACATTATCTACGTTATTCACTAAAATTTATGTTAAGGTAGTACCCgccttgaaaaagaaagaattaaCTTTAGCTagaactttcctcaatgaaagtcccaacaattctctttaaaaatcaaaaatactgTGTGCAAATCTtagtactacagaaacaaattacctgatatttaccaatatttgaaattcaaaatggccaccatccctgtgtttttATCTGAGGGTGGGGAagtaaaattgacaattttcacaaaactaagctgaTACAAACTTTagttactccataagcttcaaaatgagtccaaaAAGTGGTAGGCCGAAAgaatattataaaaatttgacagtcccaatatctgtccccgagcaTTCTAACTTAAATTTATGTGTACAGGCAGTATTAAACGTTACAAACCTGTGGGGAGTTCCCTTTGAAAGTACTTTAAAAGCCTGTCAAACTGGTAAGAACACCTTTCACCCTCCAAGACAATTCATCCCTTACTTAGGGTTAGGGTCCGAACTAATGACCACTTGCGGGTGGACATAAGACCACTCCACGTGACTCAAATGACCACTCGGAGCGACTATATGACCACTTCGGTAGCGGGCGACACAATAACCACTCAACTTGTCAGAGGTCTCTTGGTCACCTTTGTTATGTCTATGGCTAGATGGTTATTAGGTCACCTCATAAGAATACATAGGTGACCAATGTTTGAGTGGTTAGTCGGTCGCCTGTCCTTGGTCACCAATGTATTGTCTATGTGAGCGACCAAATAACCACTCGGACATGTTATTTGGTcacaatgtattgtcaataagGCGACGAAGTAACCACTAACATTTTGAGTGGTGATTTGGTCACTAATGTCACTTGGTCACTTATGTATTGTCTATCGGGAAGTATTGGTTTAGAGTGGTCGTTAGGTCATCTATGTATTGTCTATGTCTGTGTcaagtctattgggcaaaacTTGTATTTCATAATTCAATGTTTGTAACTTCCTGTTTGAATATCTTAAATGTGAAGGTTCTCCAGAATAGAGAAGAAATATATCTATTGATCCTGAAATAACCAGGACTCAAAGCTCAATACCCCATTATCATCAGAAATGTTCTTTGGTTATTCTGTCGAAAATCCGATGATAAAGCCTGAAGATGGCTTATTTAACTTTTTGACATACGCCCTCTAGGGCCCACTTTGCTATGATTTTGGGACTCTGGATCACCAAAATCCGTATCTTACTTGTATTTAATCCTCGAATTTCAGGTTTTGTTGCATGGAAAGTGTTAAGGGGATCAAGAGtgtaaagatttgaaaatttgaaccgAATCAAACAACATTAAGTATTCCAAGACAGCACTTTTCGTAAAATCAACTGGCATCTGGGTATAACCTGACAATTCCCCACCCTCCAGGTTTTGGCCACAACTTTCTTATTTTTGGTCTGATGGTGACGAAATTTTTAAATGTTATAGATGAGACCCCAAGCTTTCTGCCAATTATATAAGTTGATAGGGTTTGCATCAAACATGAGCTAGAAGTTGGTGTTCAAAAGTTACATACACATCCCGATTTCCCTGCAATGCAGAATTCGTACGGTCAAAcgacatattttgaaaatgggcTCATTCTACACTTTTTATTGCAAAGATCCAGGTCGCGATTTTTGGTGGCATAGGCTGTGTATTCTGGAATAGGGCTGAAGTCCTGTTTTTTTTCAGGGTCAATAGACATATTTTTTCTCTATGATTATAATGAATAAATCattatagcatcaaatctaTAGTGTCATTTTAGTGCATGTTAGTGTAAGGTGAAAGTATGAGTGAAAATGTGAGTTTTTACATAATATTGG is a window encoding:
- the LOC139143713 gene encoding uncharacterized protein is translated as MNGKKIICIFIPNLDIKFIDFHNFLPVPLAQLPGMFELDDLHKGYTYFPHSFNTAANQEYVGPLPDARYFGQDGMKQHERERFLRWYEDAKLKNRPFHLKKELENCCRSDVDILRRSCVKFQDMFVQMSGIDPFKVCMTISSACKVALHKNSLMEETKGVIADQRYLHRQDSSVLTLQWLEWMTFKKKASIKHVHNSGKTKIDQYWVDGYDEENNTVYELHGCYDNGCPQCYKDPGTVNTRVEKTMADLNQSAKDKMRFLRSHGFRVIEMWECDFKKEMEENHELQEFVTSLDFQVPLKPKDACYGSRTNATTLYYECEKDEEIHHVGFRNLHCHIMKFCKYPIKHPNILTQNIVSQVPTYFGLTKCRVLPPRQLYFPVLPLRVDKKLMFPCAEVVLTPNSSHHANTVTRNGPSWEHGQHLN
- the LOC139133864 gene encoding uncharacterized protein isoform X1, with the translated sequence MTSPEQTTTLQSSFGSVLQLSPNECAEICEEIRKSGNLHVLAEQFELSCQTIYRQFREDLSSGNGTAMIIQCLAQRGHVTLAFNGSGTSKSCGEDLEHERDVEFSYVTTTADEGSSGANTECSTVADTDLEEDHAIMHVGNEVSQSKGCIGSDGMKSIIFLMDCDAKEQASQSVRDHVCHYCGETFTCKRKIIIHLQVCPKVGPCECSECREMCKVQGETSSSARQCIDLTEQPHGCKECNQRSMKKPNVSVQTDQDLTQQRVSGETPVPPQTFFQIYRPYECKECGKRFRTNPSLRNHLVVHSTVRAYECKKCGKTFKHSKSLRRHFSHHLQPRPYKCKECGEAFRRKDKFKDHLLIHANEKPCEGKDLSSPKQDSGDDEEEDYDACESENEASGTDQNLSTAPKPNSNKQCTGQRKNLEMTQTVSSDTYGEEKYTSDENNSIVIGSAGSRNSSMSDNSGGGSSGMDGSQSPTKAGQSEVEVVSPDYQPGTAPDDQPDISTRYFEIICVREQQAQKFNALFQDYEIRFNNIQPVGGFVQVMAVLQDTFQSVIDRLTQDISPTDRVCMTMESPSLSNQIQLPFWPVQELTVHKVLNEIEEVVQPHEEITLNDKFFINFVHVHTPVEEGKEESRRPVNITDRLKHMRCVIQIINKDELCCARAIVTAIAHVHRGSDRNWNSIRRGRQVQARRATKLITQAGISPGLCGHRELNKLQAVLPSYCISVISDETGSVLYRGLDPSSAEHNIYLYYHDNHYDVITSMCAFLKRSYYCHQCNIGYNNYHGHYCRDFCNCCRALSVCPLSEDFVYCIDCHRYFRGQKCFENHKQKLQTLVKLYARPSVDVSSVA